One stretch of Nocardia mangyaensis DNA includes these proteins:
- a CDS encoding beta-glucosidase family protein has translation MDDHIERLLAQLDLDGKLRLISGASLFRMAGDPGIGLAEMPVSDGPSGVRGENWDERDPSVSLPSGTAVAATWNPELLTEIGALIAAEARRKDVYAVLGPTINLHRSPLGGRHFECFSEDPLLTAEMADAYVRAVQAHGVSACPKHYVANDSETDRFTVDVRVDERALRELYLYPFERTVEAGAWMIMDAYNAVNGTTMTENPLLDEPLKGTWGFDGVVVSDWTAVRTTASAAEGTDLCMPGPPYLWGEPLATAIRAGEIPESAIDDKVRRILRFAQRVGALDGKPQPTPTFSDEQAQDLVRRVAAQAMVLVRNDGVLPLAPDTTIALLGPSAGDPRFLGGGSATVIPGHTTTPVAGLTGRLPLTHTAGVHLSEDLIPAPLSLMTDPETGEPGLSARYLKDDAVLGTQHRATSRLVLLGEPLAAQSNTIEMHTRLRADTAGEWQIGFGGVGHIRLDIDGENALDENVALDSGDPAAALLNPPQRHVTRTLAVGEEVDVRLVTGIGEAMPGLGIILGATLGIRRPQRDDDEEFTAAVELARAAEVAVVVVGTTEQIESEGVDRTSLRLPGRQDQLVAAVAAVNPRTVVVVNSGAPVEMPWRDEVAAVLLAWFPGQEFGAALADVLTGTAEPGGRLPTTWPKTMAEVPVLNTTPVDGALDYTEGIHIGYRAWLRAGTEPAYPFGHGLGYTTWSTDDLVIDDRAASITVTNTGDREGKQVIQVYLSRPDSAVDRPVRWLAGFTTVTLAPGDTATVSIPLLDRAFQHWGPTGWETEPGEFTVHVGTSVTDLPHTAHISR, from the coding sequence ATGGACGACCACATCGAGCGACTCCTCGCCCAGCTGGATCTGGACGGCAAGCTGCGGCTGATCTCCGGCGCGAGCCTGTTCCGGATGGCCGGTGACCCCGGGATCGGGCTCGCCGAGATGCCGGTCTCGGACGGCCCCTCCGGCGTGCGTGGCGAGAACTGGGACGAGCGCGATCCGTCGGTGAGCCTGCCCTCGGGCACCGCGGTCGCCGCGACCTGGAACCCGGAACTGCTCACCGAGATCGGCGCGCTGATCGCCGCCGAGGCCCGCCGCAAGGACGTCTACGCGGTGCTCGGCCCGACGATCAACCTGCACCGATCCCCACTCGGCGGCAGGCATTTCGAGTGCTTCTCCGAGGATCCGCTGCTCACCGCCGAAATGGCCGATGCTTACGTGCGGGCCGTGCAGGCGCACGGGGTCAGCGCGTGCCCGAAGCACTACGTGGCCAATGATTCCGAGACCGACCGCTTCACCGTCGACGTCCGCGTGGACGAGCGCGCGTTGCGCGAGCTCTACCTCTACCCGTTCGAACGGACCGTCGAGGCGGGCGCCTGGATGATCATGGATGCCTACAACGCGGTCAACGGCACCACCATGACCGAGAACCCGCTGCTCGACGAACCGCTCAAGGGCACTTGGGGATTCGACGGCGTCGTGGTCTCGGACTGGACCGCCGTGCGGACCACCGCGAGCGCGGCCGAGGGCACCGACCTGTGCATGCCCGGTCCGCCGTATCTGTGGGGTGAGCCGCTGGCCACCGCCATCCGCGCGGGCGAGATCCCCGAGTCGGCCATCGACGACAAGGTGCGCCGGATCCTGCGCTTCGCCCAGCGCGTCGGCGCGCTGGACGGCAAGCCCCAGCCCACCCCGACTTTCAGCGATGAGCAGGCTCAGGATCTGGTCCGCCGGGTCGCCGCGCAGGCGATGGTGCTCGTCCGCAACGACGGTGTCCTGCCCCTCGCGCCGGACACGACCATCGCCTTGCTCGGCCCGTCGGCGGGCGATCCCCGCTTTCTCGGCGGCGGCAGCGCGACCGTGATCCCCGGCCACACCACCACCCCGGTGGCAGGTCTGACCGGTCGGCTCCCGCTGACCCACACCGCCGGGGTCCACCTGTCCGAGGACCTGATCCCGGCCCCGCTGTCGCTCATGACCGATCCCGAGACCGGCGAACCGGGACTGTCGGCGCGGTACCTGAAAGACGACGCCGTGCTCGGCACCCAGCACCGCGCCACGAGCCGCCTCGTGCTGCTCGGCGAACCGCTTGCCGCACAGTCGAACACCATCGAGATGCACACCCGCTTGCGGGCCGACACGGCCGGTGAGTGGCAGATCGGGTTCGGCGGCGTCGGCCACATCCGCCTCGACATCGACGGCGAGAACGCCCTCGACGAGAACGTCGCCCTCGATTCCGGCGATCCGGCGGCGGCGCTGCTCAACCCGCCCCAGCGTCACGTCACCCGCACGCTCGCTGTCGGCGAGGAGGTCGACGTGCGACTGGTGACCGGCATCGGGGAGGCCATGCCCGGCCTCGGCATCATTCTCGGCGCGACCCTGGGCATCCGCCGTCCGCAACGCGACGACGACGAGGAATTCACCGCCGCGGTCGAGCTGGCGCGCGCGGCGGAGGTCGCCGTGGTCGTGGTCGGCACCACCGAGCAGATCGAGAGCGAGGGTGTCGACCGCACGTCCCTGCGCCTGCCCGGCCGTCAGGACCAGCTCGTCGCCGCGGTCGCTGCGGTGAACCCGCGCACCGTCGTGGTGGTGAATTCCGGCGCGCCGGTGGAGATGCCGTGGCGCGACGAGGTCGCCGCGGTGCTGCTGGCCTGGTTCCCCGGCCAGGAGTTCGGCGCGGCCCTGGCCGACGTGCTCACCGGCACCGCCGAACCCGGCGGCCGCCTGCCGACCACCTGGCCCAAGACCATGGCCGAGGTACCGGTCCTGAACACCACTCCGGTCGACGGCGCCCTCGACTACACCGAAGGCATCCACATCGGCTACCGCGCGTGGCTGCGGGCAGGCACCGAACCCGCCTATCCCTTCGGCCACGGCCTCGGCTACACGACCTGGTCCACCGACGATCTCGTCATCGACGACCGCGCCGCCTCGATCACGGTCACCAACACCGGCGATCGCGAAGGCAAGCAGGTCATCCAGGTCTACCTGTCCCGGCCCGACAGCGCGGTGGATCGCCCGGTCCGCTGGCTGGCTGGATTCACCACCGTCACCCTGGCCCCCGGCGACACCGCCACCGTCTCGATCCCCCTGCTCGACCGCGCCTTCCAGCACTGGGGGCCCACCGGCTGGGAAACCGAACCTGGCGAGTTCACCGTGCACGTGGGCACCTCGGTCACCGATCTCCCCCACACCGCGCACATCTCACGCTGA
- a CDS encoding cutinase family protein has product MRLSRIRRPAVWAAVSLALTVGAATGTVLGAGTASAAGCADVQVVSARGTDEPDGWLGGRNLGALVGNPVYAVLDAVLPGPTDAYRVNYPASRNQPASVQAGNRDLVEHLVRQAQACPHQRFVLVGYSQGANVVANALGVSSEGARVGGPITATLPAHLQPRITAVLLFGNPIRGIGKTITGPYADRTYDVCNTNDPVCDPGGTDWNVHLHYAWHAVAAAQFVAGRL; this is encoded by the coding sequence ATGAGGCTTTCACGAATCCGCAGACCTGCGGTGTGGGCCGCCGTTTCCCTCGCCCTGACCGTGGGCGCCGCGACCGGCACGGTGCTCGGTGCCGGAACCGCGTCCGCGGCGGGATGCGCCGATGTCCAGGTGGTTTCGGCTCGCGGTACCGACGAACCCGACGGTTGGCTGGGCGGACGCAACCTCGGCGCCCTCGTCGGGAACCCGGTGTACGCGGTGCTCGACGCGGTGCTGCCGGGGCCGACGGACGCGTACCGGGTGAACTATCCCGCGAGCCGGAACCAGCCCGCGTCGGTACAGGCGGGTAACCGAGACCTGGTCGAACACCTCGTGCGCCAAGCGCAGGCCTGCCCGCACCAGCGCTTCGTCCTGGTCGGGTACTCCCAGGGCGCCAACGTGGTGGCCAATGCCCTCGGCGTCAGCAGCGAGGGCGCCCGGGTCGGCGGACCGATCACCGCGACACTGCCGGCACACCTGCAGCCGCGGATCACCGCGGTGTTGTTGTTCGGCAACCCGATTCGCGGCATCGGCAAGACGATCACCGGCCCCTATGCCGATCGCACCTACGATGTCTGCAACACCAACGATCCCGTGTGCGACCCCGGTGGCACCGACTGGAACGTCCACCTCCACTACGCCTGGCACGCCGTCGCCGCGGCCCAGTTCGTCGCCGGTCGACTCTGA
- a CDS encoding serine hydrolase domain-containing protein, which yields MVVLLCWGAPAAVANADADDPARAAVAALRAQLHRIGSPAAAYAVLDGDTVVTGASGDADQDTPFVIGSLSKSFTAVGVMRAVDAGLVDLDGPVTTYLPEFTTASSSEITVAQLLHHTSGLSTADGIRDLLEPERTLAQRVALARDFAPTAPPGERFQYSNINYAILGLLLEQVSGKTFADYLREEVVIPLGLSRTILDAETARDLIPGTVPFFGFAMPRPESEFPGALADGYIISTARDLLTYAKFHLSDGRGVLSPESMAALHEPGIRLPGDPDPGSTGYAMGWYTGESESHLVLHHEGDNFGYRTDIALYPDLGHAIVVTMARNGAVSMVDTPISAARPALAGGQPRPSSAYTVATALVIALAAALIVTIAWTVLSYRRRTRTRRPPSRTLALSLILTGPVLGVAALISALLLVGGRASALPLAWLSAPDVTVLLIAWPVVLTVAGAATAAQRRTLGPQDGMT from the coding sequence GTGGTAGTCCTGCTGTGCTGGGGCGCGCCTGCCGCTGTCGCGAACGCCGACGCCGACGACCCGGCACGCGCGGCCGTGGCGGCCTTGCGAGCGCAACTGCACCGGATCGGAAGTCCGGCCGCCGCCTATGCGGTGCTCGACGGCGACACGGTCGTCACCGGCGCATCGGGTGACGCCGATCAGGACACGCCTTTCGTCATCGGTTCGCTGAGCAAGTCGTTCACCGCGGTGGGGGTGATGCGCGCTGTGGACGCCGGACTCGTCGATCTGGACGGGCCGGTCACGACGTACCTGCCCGAGTTCACCACCGCCTCGAGCTCCGAGATCACCGTCGCCCAGCTGCTGCATCACACCAGCGGCCTGAGCACCGCGGACGGAATCAGAGACCTGCTCGAGCCGGAGCGAACCCTCGCCCAGCGGGTCGCGCTGGCCCGCGACTTCGCACCGACGGCACCGCCGGGGGAGAGATTCCAGTACTCCAACATCAACTACGCGATCCTCGGATTGCTGCTCGAGCAGGTCTCGGGAAAGACCTTCGCCGACTACCTCCGTGAGGAAGTGGTCATTCCCCTCGGCCTTTCGCGCACGATCCTCGACGCCGAGACCGCACGCGATCTGATTCCCGGCACCGTCCCGTTCTTCGGCTTCGCGATGCCACGACCGGAGAGCGAATTTCCCGGCGCCCTGGCCGACGGCTACATCATCTCGACAGCCCGAGACCTGCTGACGTACGCGAAATTCCATCTGAGCGACGGTCGGGGAGTCCTGTCACCGGAGTCCATGGCAGCCCTGCACGAGCCCGGAATCCGTCTGCCCGGAGATCCCGATCCTGGCTCGACCGGCTATGCGATGGGTTGGTACACCGGCGAATCCGAGTCCCACCTCGTCCTCCACCACGAGGGCGACAACTTCGGCTATCGCACCGACATCGCCCTCTATCCCGATCTCGGCCACGCGATCGTCGTGACGATGGCACGCAATGGCGCGGTGTCGATGGTCGACACCCCGATCAGCGCGGCTCGGCCGGCGCTCGCGGGTGGTCAGCCCCGGCCGAGCAGCGCCTATACGGTGGCCACCGCGCTCGTCATCGCGCTGGCCGCCGCGCTGATCGTCACGATCGCGTGGACAGTCCTGTCCTACCGCCGTCGCACCCGAACCCGACGACCACCGAGCCGCACCCTCGCACTGTCGCTCATCCTGACCGGACCGGTACTCGGCGTAGCAGCGCTCATATCGGCACTCCTGCTGGTCGGCGGACGAGCATCCGCACTGCCCCTCGCCTGGCTCAGCGCACCCGACGTGACTGTGCTGTTGATCGCCTGGCCCGTGGTCCTGACCGTCGCCGGGGCAGCGACTGCGGCCCAACGTCGTACCCTTGGCCCGCAGGACGGAATGACCTGA
- a CDS encoding APC family permease, translating to MNSNRPPGTPDELRRSLGLTDAVVIGLGAMIGAGIFAALAPAAQAAGSGLSIGLAVAAVVAYCNATSSARLAARYPASGGTYVYGRERLGEFWGYLAGWCFVIGKTASCAAMALTVGAYAWPEYSRAVAVAVVVALTAVNYRGIQKSALLTRVIVATVLAVLTGVVVAAVTSGTADVARLEFGSDVTVTGVLQAAGLLFFAFAGYARIATLGEEVRDPARTIRRAIPMALGITVLVYAAVVIAALMVLGARGLSEATAPLTEVVRAAGVGWLEPAVRVGAVVAAVGSLLALILGVSRTTLAMARDRHLPHALAAVHPRFAVPHRAEITVGVIVAVAAAVADLRAAIGFSSFGVLLYYAVANASAWTLTPAEGRPARVIPAFGLFGCLVLACTLPMTSVLAGSAVVLIGAAIYFARRRHRVSAS from the coding sequence GTGAACTCGAATCGGCCGCCGGGGACACCCGATGAACTGCGTCGAAGCTTGGGGCTCACCGATGCGGTCGTGATCGGGCTCGGTGCGATGATCGGGGCGGGGATCTTCGCGGCCCTGGCTCCTGCGGCACAGGCGGCGGGGTCGGGACTGTCGATCGGGCTCGCCGTGGCGGCCGTCGTGGCCTACTGCAATGCCACGTCGTCGGCGCGGTTGGCCGCCCGGTATCCCGCGTCGGGCGGCACGTACGTGTACGGCAGAGAACGCCTCGGCGAGTTCTGGGGGTATCTGGCGGGATGGTGCTTCGTGATCGGCAAGACCGCGTCGTGCGCGGCGATGGCGTTGACCGTCGGCGCTTACGCGTGGCCCGAGTATTCCCGCGCGGTCGCGGTGGCCGTGGTGGTCGCGCTGACGGCGGTGAACTATCGCGGGATCCAGAAGTCGGCGTTGCTGACCCGGGTCATCGTCGCGACGGTGCTGGCTGTGCTCACCGGGGTGGTCGTCGCGGCGGTCACCTCCGGAACCGCCGATGTCGCTCGACTGGAGTTCGGTTCCGATGTCACGGTGACCGGTGTGTTGCAGGCTGCCGGGTTGTTGTTCTTCGCCTTCGCCGGTTACGCGCGCATCGCCACCCTCGGTGAGGAAGTGCGCGACCCGGCGCGCACCATCCGCCGGGCGATTCCGATGGCGCTCGGCATCACCGTGCTGGTGTACGCGGCGGTCGTGATCGCGGCGCTGATGGTGCTCGGGGCGCGGGGATTGTCGGAGGCGACTGCTCCGCTGACGGAGGTTGTCCGTGCGGCGGGTGTCGGGTGGCTGGAACCGGCGGTGCGCGTCGGTGCCGTCGTGGCCGCCGTGGGCTCGCTGCTGGCCTTGATTCTCGGTGTCTCCCGCACGACCTTGGCGATGGCCCGCGACCGCCATTTACCCCATGCCCTGGCGGCGGTCCACCCCCGATTCGCGGTACCGCACCGTGCCGAGATCACGGTTGGCGTCATCGTCGCCGTTGCCGCCGCGGTCGCCGACCTCCGGGCCGCGATCGGATTCTCCTCCTTCGGCGTGCTGCTCTATTACGCCGTCGCCAACGCCTCCGCCTGGACTCTCACCCCGGCCGAAGGTCGACCCGCACGGGTAATCCCGGCCTTCGGGCTGTTCGGATGCCTCGTCCTCGCCTGCACGCTCCCGATGACGTCGGTGCTCGCCGGATCAGCCGTCGTCCTGATCGGTGCGGCGATCTACTTCGCCCGCCGCCGACACCGTGTCTCCGCGTCATGA
- a CDS encoding TetR/AcrR family transcriptional regulator produces the protein MTSETSPRPGRPRDADKDLAVLIAARQLLAEVGYPQTTIVAIAKRAGVNSPAIYRRWPTRQALLEEAIHGPGAYAPPEPTGDLRADLATWVRIFLARADSPAARAGVPGLLADSQTEEARRRLLAIGAPIRKAFAELLGGAVDDGRIPPGADPEVVFEILAGTTTFHALSRGGEEPEWFVSNLADALHVLVSAGADR, from the coding sequence ATGACCTCGGAGACGTCGCCGCGCCCCGGTCGGCCGCGTGATGCCGACAAGGACCTCGCCGTGCTCATCGCGGCACGGCAATTGCTGGCCGAAGTGGGATACCCGCAGACCACGATCGTGGCGATCGCCAAGCGCGCCGGGGTGAACTCGCCGGCGATCTATCGCCGCTGGCCCACCCGGCAAGCGCTGCTGGAGGAGGCCATCCACGGCCCCGGCGCGTACGCGCCCCCGGAGCCGACCGGCGACCTCCGCGCCGACCTGGCGACCTGGGTGCGCATCTTCCTCGCGCGTGCGGACAGTCCCGCGGCGCGGGCCGGGGTGCCCGGACTGCTGGCCGATTCGCAGACCGAGGAGGCGCGTCGGCGACTGCTCGCGATCGGGGCGCCGATCCGCAAGGCGTTCGCCGAGCTGCTCGGGGGCGCGGTCGACGACGGCCGGATCCCGCCGGGTGCCGATCCCGAGGTCGTCTTCGAAATTCTCGCGGGGACAACGACATTCCACGCCCTCTCGCGTGGTGGCGAGGAACCCGAGTGGTTCGTCTCGAACCTGGCGGACGCGCTGCACGTCCTCGTCTCGGCGGGAGCGGATCGATGA
- a CDS encoding TIGR03617 family F420-dependent LLM class oxidoreductase, giving the protein MKVDLQLDGRPDEAASRAAELIACGADGLFTFEGPHDVFTPLTVVSTGAEPVDLMTNVAIALPRSPMHLAHAAYDLHLLSRGRFRLGLGSQTRVHIEKRYGGAWSRPAARMREVVLAVKAVLGSWQTGTPLRFEGEFTRHTLMPPTFVPGPNPYGVPEVCLGALGPIMTRTAAEVADGLLVMPFNSARHFAERTRPAIEEGLARAGRDAAQLAIYPQVIVAMGRTPSELEAAAVGARRLLAFYGSTPAYRPVLDVEGWGDLQPELNALSKRGQVTAMTELIDQRMLETIAVHGTPEECAAAIVARFGAVADRICCYFPGYAVDTAHIRDLVLELQTA; this is encoded by the coding sequence ATGAAGGTCGACCTCCAGCTCGACGGCCGCCCCGACGAAGCCGCTTCGCGCGCAGCCGAATTGATCGCCTGCGGCGCCGACGGCCTGTTCACCTTCGAGGGCCCCCATGATGTCTTCACGCCGCTGACCGTGGTGTCGACCGGTGCCGAACCCGTCGACCTGATGACCAATGTCGCCATCGCCCTGCCCCGCAGTCCGATGCACCTCGCGCACGCGGCCTACGATCTGCACCTGCTCAGCCGTGGCCGGTTCCGGCTGGGGCTCGGTTCGCAGACCCGTGTGCACATCGAGAAGCGCTACGGCGGTGCGTGGTCGCGGCCCGCGGCGCGGATGCGGGAAGTGGTGCTGGCGGTCAAGGCGGTCCTCGGGTCCTGGCAGACCGGCACCCCGCTGCGCTTCGAGGGCGAATTCACCCGACACACCCTGATGCCGCCGACCTTCGTTCCCGGCCCCAATCCCTATGGGGTGCCGGAAGTCTGCCTCGGCGCACTGGGTCCGATCATGACCAGGACCGCGGCCGAGGTCGCCGACGGGCTGCTGGTCATGCCGTTCAACAGTGCCCGGCATTTCGCCGAGCGCACCCGGCCCGCCATCGAGGAAGGACTCGCCCGCGCCGGTCGCGATGCCGCGCAGTTGGCGATCTATCCGCAGGTGATCGTCGCGATGGGCCGGACCCCGAGTGAACTGGAGGCTGCCGCCGTCGGCGCTCGGCGGTTGCTCGCCTTCTACGGATCGACGCCCGCCTACCGGCCGGTCCTCGACGTCGAGGGCTGGGGTGATCTGCAACCGGAACTGAACGCGCTGTCCAAACGCGGCCAGGTCACCGCCATGACCGAGCTGATCGATCAGCGGATGCTCGAGACGATCGCCGTCCACGGCACACCGGAAGAATGCGCCGCGGCCATCGTGGCGCGCTTCGGCGCGGTCGCCGACCGGATCTGCTGCTACTTCCCGGGCTACGCCGTCGACACCGCGCACATCAGGGACCTGGTCCTCGAATTGCAGACCGCGTGA
- a CDS encoding esterase/lipase family protein, whose product MTTTRGRRRSVCAAIILGASALAVALTGAGAAAVPPPAPTQQALADLIASGRQVAGPSGSAGTGSACTSGSGAGSGNGSGDCYGGSGSSSGSSGGTSTDTVGVGPAQTSWLAAFAYGLSNGDVAPPGANDWNCKPTAEHPRPVVLLHGTWMNAYNGFAYMGQPIKDAGYCTFTFNYGRSNIIEGGGLGSFLPGVMGTGYIQDSSKQVAAFVDKVLAATGTGEVDIVAHSQGGALANWYTKFDGGAEKVKNLVTFGATHHGTSLVGIGALGRMVNNAGIDVLGFVEMFVGHAGIQQTIGSDFVNTLNANGDTVAGVDYTVVGTRYDEVTNPYDLTFLEAGPGATVDNITLQDGCEQDVSDHLTMMYSPRALSIVLRALDPVGSPNLACEFNPWLVGGGGSL is encoded by the coding sequence ATGACCACAACCCGTGGCCGCAGACGCTCTGTATGTGCGGCAATAATCTTGGGCGCCAGCGCACTGGCTGTCGCTCTCACCGGGGCGGGGGCGGCAGCTGTTCCGCCACCCGCTCCCACCCAGCAGGCTCTCGCCGATCTGATCGCTTCGGGTCGTCAGGTCGCGGGTCCCAGTGGCAGCGCCGGAACGGGTTCGGCGTGCACTTCCGGTAGCGGCGCGGGTTCGGGCAATGGTTCCGGTGATTGCTACGGCGGTTCGGGGTCGAGCTCGGGTTCTTCGGGTGGTACGTCCACCGATACCGTGGGTGTGGGTCCGGCGCAGACTTCGTGGCTGGCGGCGTTCGCCTATGGCTTGTCCAATGGTGACGTAGCGCCGCCCGGTGCCAATGACTGGAACTGTAAGCCCACGGCCGAGCATCCTCGTCCGGTGGTGCTGTTGCACGGTACATGGATGAACGCCTACAACGGCTTCGCCTACATGGGTCAGCCGATCAAGGATGCCGGGTACTGCACGTTCACCTTCAACTACGGGCGTTCCAACATCATCGAAGGCGGCGGGCTCGGTTCCTTCCTGCCCGGAGTGATGGGTACCGGCTACATCCAGGATTCGTCCAAGCAGGTCGCGGCGTTCGTGGACAAGGTGCTGGCCGCGACCGGGACCGGCGAGGTCGACATCGTCGCCCATTCCCAGGGTGGTGCGTTGGCGAACTGGTACACCAAGTTCGATGGCGGTGCGGAGAAAGTGAAGAACCTGGTCACTTTCGGTGCGACGCATCATGGGACCAGTCTCGTCGGGATCGGCGCGTTGGGTCGGATGGTCAACAATGCCGGAATCGATGTTCTGGGGTTCGTGGAGATGTTCGTCGGTCATGCCGGAATTCAGCAGACGATCGGTTCGGATTTCGTGAACACCCTGAATGCCAACGGTGACACGGTCGCTGGTGTCGATTACACGGTGGTCGGTACGCGGTATGACGAGGTGACCAATCCGTATGATCTGACGTTCTTGGAGGCGGGTCCGGGGGCGACGGTCGACAACATCACGTTGCAGGACGGTTGCGAGCAGGATGTCTCGGATCACTTGACGATGATGTATTCGCCGCGGGCGTTGTCGATCGTGTTGCGTGCGCTCGATCCGGTGGGCAGCCCGAATCTGGCTTGCGAGTTCAACCCGTGGCTCGTCGGCGGCGGAGGCTCCCTGTAA
- a CDS encoding lipase family protein produces MGIATVRATAVGAVFALVTACAGWAVAVPLPEQDSFYAEPAGLADLANGTVLAARTIEPQSFLQPLPAQAWQVQYKTIDNHGAPRAYIATVLVPHREWTGEGPRPLLSYQVAEDGVGSKCAPSYALRGGIDGGPSNAFSETGVIRLALEQGWALVVPDYQGPDSDLFGADGYVHGVLDGIRAARAFAPAAVDPVAPIGMWGYSGGAQATAIAAQAHSTYAPDLRVSGVALGGIVADLESTMSGFNGGIAGGAAVVGLAGLNRSYPEADVAQYLNESGREKLAASQADCLHDAALAYPFLDAAALEAWPGSITGNAELSTVVRMASPLFRPGAPAAPVLIHHAVGDQFAPVDGARALAGKYCAAGTPVQRVENSIGEHATEAVLGLPTALTYLADRFAAKPAPDTC; encoded by the coding sequence ATGGGGATCGCGACAGTACGGGCGACGGCTGTCGGTGCGGTTTTCGCACTGGTGACCGCGTGCGCGGGTTGGGCTGTGGCCGTGCCACTGCCGGAACAGGATTCGTTCTACGCCGAGCCTGCCGGTCTCGCGGACCTGGCCAACGGGACAGTGCTCGCCGCCCGGACGATCGAGCCGCAGTCGTTCCTGCAGCCTCTGCCCGCGCAGGCGTGGCAGGTCCAGTACAAGACGATCGACAACCATGGTGCACCCCGCGCCTATATCGCGACAGTTCTCGTACCCCATCGGGAATGGACTGGGGAGGGCCCCCGTCCGCTGCTGTCGTATCAGGTGGCCGAAGATGGTGTCGGCTCGAAATGCGCTCCCTCCTATGCGTTGCGCGGTGGGATCGACGGCGGCCCGAGCAACGCGTTTTCCGAGACCGGCGTGATTCGGCTTGCGCTGGAACAAGGGTGGGCTCTGGTCGTGCCGGACTATCAGGGCCCCGACTCCGATTTGTTCGGCGCCGACGGCTACGTCCACGGCGTGCTGGACGGTATTCGCGCCGCCAGAGCGTTCGCGCCCGCGGCCGTCGACCCCGTGGCACCGATCGGCATGTGGGGATACTCCGGCGGGGCGCAGGCCACCGCCATCGCCGCGCAAGCGCACAGCACCTACGCCCCGGATCTGCGAGTGTCCGGGGTCGCGCTGGGCGGGATCGTCGCGGACCTGGAGTCCACCATGTCCGGCTTCAACGGTGGCATCGCCGGCGGTGCGGCGGTGGTCGGCCTGGCGGGTTTGAACCGGTCCTATCCGGAAGCCGATGTGGCTCAGTACCTCAACGAGTCCGGCCGCGAAAAGTTGGCAGCAAGTCAAGCCGATTGCCTGCATGACGCCGCTCTCGCGTATCCCTTTCTCGACGCGGCTGCGCTGGAAGCGTGGCCTGGATCGATCACCGGCAACGCTGAATTGAGCACGGTGGTGCGGATGGCCAGTCCTCTGTTCCGCCCGGGCGCACCCGCCGCGCCGGTACTGATCCACCACGCGGTCGGTGACCAGTTCGCGCCGGTAGACGGGGCGCGGGCGCTGGCCGGGAAATACTGCGCGGCCGGCACTCCGGTGCAGCGGGTCGAGAACTCGATCGGCGAGCACGCTACCGAAGCCGTGCTGGGATTGCCGACGGCCCTGACCTATCTGGCCGACCGATTCGCCGCGAAGCCGGCGCCGGACACCTGCTGA
- a CDS encoding phosphate/phosphite/phosphonate ABC transporter substrate-binding protein, which produces MFRESARRLGALTVSAVAALVLSACGSEGGATDEQALVFAAVPSEESTSLQTKYEPIIAMLEKETGRKITFQNATDYAAVIEGQRAGKIHFAQYGPFSYVLAKNAGVDATPLGAFVEAPGDDPGYQSYAITKAGSSVTSLADVRGKSVCFVDPASTSGYLYPTAGLLAAGVDPKKDITAVIAGGHDASVLAVMSGQCEVGFAYDTMVDELLISKGQLAEGDVTVLWKSEVIPGSPLAVSGDLEPALLATITKAIHEKGNVDYLLANGFCSDPCDIGEEGRWGYTPVDDALYDGVRKVCETTKDEKCQ; this is translated from the coding sequence ATGTTTCGAGAATCAGCAAGGCGCCTCGGCGCACTCACCGTGTCTGCGGTCGCAGCGCTCGTTCTGTCCGCGTGTGGATCCGAGGGCGGAGCCACCGACGAGCAGGCGTTGGTCTTCGCCGCGGTGCCCAGTGAGGAATCGACCAGCTTGCAGACCAAGTACGAGCCGATCATCGCGATGCTCGAGAAGGAAACCGGACGCAAGATCACCTTCCAGAACGCCACCGACTACGCCGCGGTCATCGAAGGCCAGCGGGCAGGCAAGATTCACTTCGCCCAGTACGGTCCGTTCTCCTATGTGCTGGCCAAGAACGCCGGTGTCGATGCCACCCCGCTCGGTGCTTTCGTCGAGGCGCCTGGTGACGACCCCGGATACCAGTCGTATGCCATCACCAAGGCGGGCTCCTCGGTGACTTCGCTCGCCGATGTCCGCGGGAAGAGCGTGTGTTTCGTCGACCCCGCGTCGACGTCGGGCTACCTGTACCCCACCGCGGGCCTGCTGGCAGCGGGGGTTGATCCGAAGAAGGACATCACCGCGGTGATCGCGGGCGGACACGACGCCTCGGTGCTCGCGGTGATGAGTGGCCAGTGTGAGGTCGGCTTCGCCTACGACACGATGGTGGACGAGCTACTGATCTCGAAGGGCCAGCTCGCCGAGGGCGATGTGACCGTGCTGTGGAAGTCCGAGGTGATTCCCGGCTCGCCGCTGGCTGTCAGCGGTGACTTGGAGCCCGCGCTGTTGGCGACCATCACCAAGGCCATTCATGAGAAGGGCAATGTCGACTACCTGCTCGCCAACGGCTTCTGCTCCGATCCGTGCGATATCGGCGAGGAAGGTCGCTGGGGTTACACCCCGGTCGATGACGCGCTCTACGACGGTGTGCGCAAGGTGTGCGAGACCACCAAAGACGAGAAGTGCCAGTAG